Proteins co-encoded in one Odontesthes bonariensis isolate fOdoBon6 chromosome 24, fOdoBon6.hap1, whole genome shotgun sequence genomic window:
- the LOC142375443 gene encoding E3 ubiquitin-protein ligase rnf146-like: MAACGEVDFSVNAPAPSKLLDEAREDSSSSTITTTTTPECAICLQSCVHPVRLPCCHVFCFLCVKGASWHSKRCALCRQEIPEDFLERPVLLSPEELKAAAAGLSRSGSESRGEYAWYYEGRNGWWQYDERTSRELEEAFVKGRKSTEMLIAGFLYVADLENMVQYRRNEHGRRRKIKRDVVDIPKKGVAGLRLEPDPGPVPALPAVAPATTERVSSADGSDSAGQPQSSSFGILVSLPPVRPQTLLGRHLTSPLSPSPSTLEQSFSQLLISQPEGEEVEGDDEPQSYEFASGSSESEEEKECERGRAEPLERRRTRQRALRESQPTRVPPRGMPSSSALSLRSRSPDGQCTVTEV; this comes from the coding sequence ATGGCAGCTTGTGGAGAAGTGGACTTTTCAGTTAATGCCCCAGCTCCCTCCAAGCTGCTCGACGAAGCAAGAGAGGACTCCTCCAGctccaccatcaccaccaccaccaccccggAGTGTGCCATCTGCCTGCAGAGCTGCGTCCATCCTGTACGTCTCCCCTGCTGCCATGTCTTCTGTTTCCTGTGTGTAAAAGGTGCCTCGTGGCACAGCAAGCGCTGTGCTCTCTGCCGGCAGGAGATCCCCGAGGACTTCCTGGAGCGGCCGGTTCTGCTCTCTCCTGAGGAACTGAaggcagcagctgcaggactgagccGAAGCGGGAGTGAGTCTCGTGGAGAATACGCATGGTACTACGAGGGGCGCAACGGCTGGTGGCAGTATGACGAGAGAACCAGCCGCGAGTTGGAGGAGGCTTTTGTAAAGGGCAGAAAGAGCACAGAGATGCTGATTGCGGGGTTTCTTTATGTGGCCGATCTGGAAAATATGGTGCAGTATCGCAGGAATGAGCATGGCCGCAGACGCAAGATAAAGAGGGATGTTGTCGATATCCCCAAAAAAGGGGTGGCGGGATTGAGGTTGGAGCCCGATCCTGGACCTGTCCCTGCTTTACCAGCTGTCGCCCCAGCAACAACAGAACGCGTCAGCTCAGCTGATGgatcagactctgcaggccaaCCGCAGTCCTCATCTTTTGGGATTCTGGTGTCTCTCCCTCCTGTTAGACCCCAAACACTCCTGGGGCGCCATCTTACCAGTCCTCTGTCTCCATCACCTTCCACCCTGGAACAGTCTTTCTCCCAGCTCCTCATCAGTCAGCCAGAGGGCGAGGAGGTGGAAGGAGACGACGAGCCACAGTCGTACGAGTTTGCATCTGGGAGCAGTGAGAGTGAAGAGGAGAAAGAGTGCGAGCGAGGGAGAGCGGAACCGTTGGAACGAAGACGAACCAGGCAAAGGGCACTGAGAGAGAGCCAGCCGACCAGAGTTCCTCCACGAGGCATGCCTTCCAGCTCTGCCCTCAGTCTCCGCTCTCGCAGTCCTGACGGACAGTGCACTGTGACAGAAGTGTGA